One Gemmatimonadota bacterium DNA window includes the following coding sequences:
- a CDS encoding MFS transporter, which produces MEPEQLQSVRSRITHTLFVTQALFGATQVAAFTVVPILAAQLSDSERMTGVPMTIAFLARSISAFPFGWIMDRLGRRAGLAAGYLSSLIAAAASFLSVAVHSFAGFCVASFFAGMARSSSEQARFIGAEIYPEDERARIIGRIVSAGTISAIGGAMMVAPAGIWIAQYGYPPMSGPFVVGVGLSLAAVLLTLFLVRPDPLDLAQRIKPSAESEIDASTARPVREILRNVHVRYGIAAMVIGQFVMTLLMVITPLHMSHHDHGTWLISWVIMAHAIGMFGVSGITGRLIIRWGQHAIVKWGVLILVVSCVITPVSPRFIPLTIALFLLGLGWNFCFIAGSSLLSNALAPLERGRVQGVNEMFIALSASSASLVTGFLFESGGMLLLAAIGTAFSVGLGFCSLVYSRKTGRGTLAEAAG; this is translated from the coding sequence ATGGAACCGGAACAGCTTCAGTCGGTCCGCAGCCGGATCACCCACACCCTCTTCGTCACCCAGGCCCTCTTCGGCGCCACCCAGGTCGCGGCATTCACCGTCGTGCCCATCCTGGCGGCGCAGTTGTCCGACAGCGAGCGCATGACGGGCGTGCCCATGACCATCGCCTTTCTCGCGCGCTCGATCAGCGCCTTCCCCTTCGGCTGGATCATGGACCGCCTGGGCCGCCGGGCCGGGCTTGCAGCCGGATACCTGTCGTCCCTGATCGCCGCCGCGGCCAGTTTCCTCAGCGTCGCCGTCCATTCCTTTGCGGGATTCTGCGTCGCGTCTTTTTTCGCGGGCATGGCGCGCAGCTCCAGTGAGCAGGCGCGGTTCATCGGCGCGGAAATCTATCCCGAAGACGAACGGGCGCGCATCATCGGCCGAATCGTGTCCGCCGGCACCATCAGCGCCATCGGCGGCGCCATGATGGTGGCGCCCGCGGGGATCTGGATCGCGCAGTACGGCTATCCGCCCATGTCGGGGCCCTTCGTCGTCGGCGTGGGCCTGAGCCTGGCGGCGGTGCTGCTGACCCTCTTCCTGGTCCGCCCCGACCCGCTCGACCTCGCCCAGCGCATCAAACCATCCGCCGAATCGGAAATCGACGCGTCGACTGCGCGTCCCGTACGGGAGATCCTCCGCAACGTGCACGTCCGGTACGGGATCGCGGCCATGGTGATCGGCCAGTTCGTCATGACGTTGCTCATGGTGATCACGCCCCTGCACATGAGCCACCACGATCATGGCACCTGGCTGATCTCGTGGGTCATCATGGCGCACGCCATCGGCATGTTCGGCGTTTCCGGTATCACCGGGCGGCTGATCATCCGGTGGGGGCAGCACGCCATCGTGAAGTGGGGCGTGCTCATCCTCGTCGTTTCCTGCGTGATAACCCCGGTTTCTCCCCGGTTCATCCCCCTGACGATTGCCCTTTTCCTCCTTGGCCTGGGGTGGAACTTCTGCTTCATCGCCGGCTCTTCCCTCCTTTCAAACGCGCTCGCGCCCCTGGAACGGGGCCGTGTGCAGGGCGTCAACGAGATGTTCATCGCGCTGTCGGCGAGTTCGGCCAGCCTGGTGACGGGATTCCTCTTCGAATCGGGCGGCATGCTGCTGCTGGCGGCGATAGGGACCGCTTTCTCCGTCGGCCTGGGGTTCTGCAGCCTGGTTTATTCAAGGAAAACGGGGCGCGGGACACTGGCGGAAGCGGCGGGGTGA